The DNA sequence CTGGCACATGAAGGGTGGCAACATCCCACACGATTCTCAAATCCACATTGGTGTAGTCGTGCGCTACCACGTTGCGCATGCCGCGCATCTTGCGGAAAGGCAGTCCAGGAATAGGCGCGTAGTCTCGCTGAGATGAACCGTCGCTTCGCCGATGATTTCCAGGCGGCGCACAATGGCGTCCTGCTTTTCGGTGTTCGCTGCGAACTCTTCTTCGCTAGTGTCCTTGACGTAAGAAG is a window from the Verrucomicrobiota bacterium genome containing:
- a CDS encoding DUF86 domain-containing protein; this translates as MRGMRNVVAHDYTNVDLRIVWDVATLHVPEVCAVLEKFFADQTGTTNTPPK
- a CDS encoding DUF86 domain-containing protein, with product MEADQLGRLNDILNACRLIASYVKDTSEEEFAANTEKQDAIVRRLEIIGEATVHLSETTRLFLDCLSARCAACATW